A single genomic interval of Cucumis sativus cultivar 9930 chromosome 5, Cucumber_9930_V3, whole genome shotgun sequence harbors:
- the LOC101202976 gene encoding alpha-amylase 3, chloroplastic produces the protein MSSIALDPLLYHCAKGKHRFHHRPRFNMLRPCSFTYCPNKLLCHGRKSFVHYNSYRPPTIKATTTNAPTFQSTDVLFNETFPLKRNEKLEGRISVRLAQGKDHNNWELTVGCNLAGKWILHWGVSLIDDSGSEWDQPPKEMIPPGSITIKDYAIETPLKKSSSSSSGDVHEVKIDLAPDKTIAAINFVLKDEETGIWYQHKGRDFKVPLLDYCGEDGNKVGTKKGLGLWPGALGQLSNLLVKAETNSKDQGSSSESGDTKEEKKSLEGFYKELPIVKEIAVDNSISVSVRKCSETTKYLLYLESDLPGDVIVHWGACRDDTKKWEIPAAPHPPETTVFKNKALRTLLQPKEGGKGCSGVFTIEEDFGGFLFVLKQKENSWLNYKGDDFYIPFPSSGNLSNQQRKSKLKDTRASKISGEESEGVSVTAYTDGIIKEIRNLVTDISSQKTKKKKTKEAQESILQEIEKLAAEAYSIFRSSAPTFTEEIIETPKPVEPPVRISSGTGSGFEILCQGFNWESHKSGRWYMELKEKAAELSSLGFTVLWLPPPTESVSPEGYMPKDLYNLNSRYGNIDELKDVVKTFHDVGIKVLGDAVLNHRCAHFKNQNGIWNIFGGRLNWDDRAVVSDDPHFQGRGNKSSGDNFHAAPNIDHSQDFVRNDIKEWLLWLRKEIGYDGWRLDFVRGFWGGYVKDYLDASEPYFAVGEYWDSLSYTYGEMDHNQDAHRQRIVDWINATNGTAGAFDVTTKGILHSALDRCEYWRLSDEKGKPPGVVGWWPSRAVTFIENHDTGSTQGHWRFPGGKEMQGYAYLLTHPGTPSVFYDHIFSHYKSEIAALISLRKRNKVNCRSVVKIVKAERDVYAAIIDETVAVKIGPGNFEPPSGSNGWSLVIEGKDYKVWEVSK, from the exons ATGTCGTCGATTGCCCTCGATCCTCTCCTTTACCACTGTGCTAAAGGCAAACACAGGTTTCATCATCGTCCTAGATTCAATATGCTCAGACCTTGTTCCTTTACTTACTGTCCCAATAAGCTTCTTTGTCATGGCCGAAAGAGCTTTGTCCATTACAATTCTTATAGGCCTCCTACTATTAAAGCTACCACTACTAATGCCCCCACATTCCAATCTACGGATGTCTTGTTCAATGAGACGTTTCCTCTCAAGCGGAACGAAAAG TTGGAGGGAAGGATCTCTGTCAGACTAGCCCAGGGGAAGGACCACAATAATTGGGAGCTTACTGTAGGATGTAACCTTGCTGGGAAATGGATTCTTCATTGGGGGGTGTCCTTAATCGACGATAGTGGCAG CGAATGGGATCAACCTCCTAAAGAAATGATACCACCAGGTTCAATAACCATCAAA GATTATGCTATTGAGACACCCTTGAAGAAATCATCCTCATCCTCTTCGGGAGATGTTCATGAAGTGAAGATAGATCTTGCTCCCGACAAAACTATTGCagctataaattttgttttgaag GATGAAGAAACTGGAATTTGGTATCAGCACAAAGGGAGAGATTTCAAGGTGCCTCTTTTAGACTACTGTGGTGAAGATGGCAATAAAGTTGGAACCAAAAAGGGCTTGGGTTTATGGCCTG GGGCTTTGGGTCAGCTATCCAACCTCCTTGTCAAAGCAGAAACGAATTCTAAAGATCAAGGAAGCAGTAGTGAATCTGGAGATACgaaggaggagaagaagtCTTTGGAAGGATTCTATAAAGAGCTGCctattgtaaaagaaattgcTGTTGATAATTCCATCAGTGTTTCAGTTAGAAAATGTTCTGAAACAACCAAATATCTTCTGTATTTGGAAAGTGATCTACCCGGAGATGTTATTGTTCACTGGGGAGCGTGCCGAGATGATACTAAGAAATGGGAGATTCCAGCTGCTCCTCACCCTCCAGAAACAACAGTATTCAAGAACAAGGCCCTGCGTACGCTGCTGCAG CCAAAAGAAGGGGGGAAGGGATGTTCTGGAGTTTTTACCATAGAAGAAGATTTTGGaggatttctttttgttctcaaGCAGAAGGAGAACTCTTGGTTAAACTATAAGGGAGATGACTTCTACATTCCCTTCCCAAGTTCTGGTAACTTGTCTAATCAACAGAGAAAGAGCAAATTAAAAGACACTAGAGCATCTAAAATATCTGGAGAAGAATCTGAAGGAGTTTCTGTTACTGCTTATACTGATGGAATTATCaaggaaataagaaatttgGTTACTGACATTTCTTCACAGAagactaaaaagaaaaaaaccaaagaagcACAAGAAAGCATTCTTcaggaaattgaaaaattggcAGCTGAAGCCTACAGTATCTTCAGAAGTTCTGCTCCAACTTTTACAGAGGAAATAATTGAGACCCCTAAACCTGTAGAACCACCTGTGAGAATATCCTCTGGCACAGGTTCGGGCTTCGAAATTTTGTGCCAAGGGTTTAATTGGGAATCTCACAAATCTGGAAGATGGTACATGGAACTTAAAGAGAAAGCTGCAGAATTATCCTCCCTTGGTTTTACCGTGTTATGGTTGCCACCTCCAACTGAATCTGTGTCACCAGAGGGGTACATGCCGAAGGACctgtataatttaaattccag ATATGGTAACATTGATGAGCTGAAGGATGTTGTGAAGACGTTCCATGATGTTGGTATAAAGGTTCTTGGTGATGCTGTCCTAAATCATCGCTGTgcacattttaaaaatcaaaatggtaTTTGGAATATATTTGGTGGTCGCTTAAATTGGGATGATCGTGCAGTTGTTTCAGATGATCCACATTTTCag GGTAGGGGCAACAAAAGTAGCGGAGATAACTTCCACGCTGCCCCCAACATTGATCATTCACAAGATTTTGTGAGAAATGATATTAAAGAATGGTTACTCTGGTTAAG AAAGGAAATTGGGTATGATGGATGGAGGCTTGATTTTGTCAGAGGATTCTGGGGTGGTTATGTGAAGGATTACTTGGATGCAAGTGAACCTTACTTTGCTGTTGGTGAATACTGGGATTCCCTGAGCTATACGTATGGTGAGATGGATCATAATCAAGATGCTCACAGGCAGAGGATCGTTGATTGGATAAATGCTACTAATGGAACTGCTGGAGCATTTGATGTTACTACCAAAGGGATCCTTCATTCT GCACTTGATAGATGTGAATATTGGCGATTATCAGATGAGAAAGGAAAGCCTCCCGGAGTTGTTGGATGGTGGCCCTCTCGTGCTGTTACCTTTATAGAGAATCATGACACTGGATCTACTCAG GGTCATTGGAGATTTCCTGGAGGGAAGGAAATGCAAGGATATGCTTACCTCCTGACTCATCCTGGGACGCCATCAGTATTCTATGACCACATTTTCTCTCACTACAAATCTGAAATTGCAGCACTTATTTCTCTCAGAAAACGAAATAAAGTCAACTGCCGGAGTGTA GTTAAAATTGTGAAGGCAGAAAGGGATGTCTACGCAGCCATCATCGATGAAACAGTTGCAGTAAAGATTGGACCAGGCAATTTTGAACCGCCTAGCGGATCTAATGGATGGTCATTGGTTATTGAGGGAAAAGACTACAAGGTTTGGGAAGTGTCCAAGTAA
- the LOC101206497 gene encoding probable pectate lyase P59 yields MHTLSLLLTLSLLATTAFADIGDFDDYWKARAAAAEKAAADAYDPDPETVANSVNAEIAHASSGRNSTRRNLKKYAGPCLATNPIDRCWRCDPNWAQNRKKLADCVLGFGRKTTGGKLGPYYVVNDSSDSDLMNPKPGTLRHAVIQKGPLWIIFSTNMAIRLSQELIMTSDKTIDARGANVQIAYGAGITLQYIRNVIIHGLRIHHIVVGSGGMIRDAVDHVGLRTMSDGDGISIFGSSNVWIDHVSMSNCHDGLIDAIMGSTAITISNCHFTHHNEVMLFGASDGYSQDQIMQITVAFNHFGQGLVQRMPRCRWGFFHVVNNDYTHWLMYAIGGSQHPTIVSQGNRFIAPPNVYAKEVTKREYSPEQVWKSWTWRSEGDLMMNGAFFVTSGDQSKRRPFSRMDMISYKPGTYVKRMTRFAGSLACFVGRPC; encoded by the exons ATGCATACACTTAGCCTGCTGCTAACATTGTCCTTGCTGGCTACTACTGCATTTGCTGACATTGGAGACTTCGATGACTACTGGAAAGCACGTGCTGCCGCCGCCGAAAAAGCTGCTGCTGACGCCTATGATCCTGATCCTGAGACCGTCGCCAACTCCGTCAATGCTGAAATTGCCCA CGCATCGAGTGGAAGGAACAGTACAAGGAggaatttgaagaaatatgCAGGGCCATGTCTAGCCACTAATCCCATCGATCGATGCTGGAGATGTGACCCTAATTGGGCCCAGAACAGGAAGAAGCTAGCCGATTGTGTTCTGGGTTTTGGCCGCAAGACCACTGGTGGAAAGTTGGGTCCATACTATGTCGTTAACGACTCGTCAGATTCGGACCTCATGAACCCAAAACCTGGGACTCTTCGTCATGCTGTGATCCAAAAGGGACCTCTGTGGATCATCTTCTCTACCAACATGGCCATTAGGCTCTCTCAGGAGCTCATCATGACTAGCGACAAGACCATTGATGCAAGAGGTGCTAATGTTCAGATTGCTTATGGTGCTGGCATTACTCTTCAGTACATAAGAAATGTCATCATCCATGGTCTTCGTATCCATCACATTGTTGTTGGTAGCGGTGGAATGATCAGAGACGCTGTCGACCATGTGGGTTTGAGGACTATGAGCGACGGCGATGGCATTTCCATCTTCGGCTCCTCCAATGTTTGGATTGACCATGTGTCCATGTCCAATTGTCATGACGGTCTCATTGATGCTATTATGGGATCTACTGCCATCACTATATCCAATTGCCATTTCACTCACCACAATGAG GTGATGTTGTTTGGAGCGAGTGACGGATACTCACAAGATCAGATAATGCAAATTACAGTAGCATTCAACCACTTTGGTCAAGGATTGGTGCAGCGAATGCCAAGATGTCGATGGGGCTTCTTCCATGTTGTCAACAATGATTACACTCATTGGCTTATGTATGCCATCGGTGGAAGCCAGCATCCCACCATTGTCAGCCAGGGCAATCGTTTCATTGCTCCTCCAAATGTATATGCTAAAGAg GTGACAAAGAGAGAGTACTCACCAGAGCAAGTTTGGAAAAGCTGGACATGGAGATCAGAGGGAGACTTGATGATGAATGGAGCATTCTTTGTTACCTCAGGTGATCAAAGCAAAAGAAGACCCTTCTCAAGGATGGATATGATCTCCTATAAACCAGGGACATACGTTAAAAGAATGACACGTTTTGCAGGCTCACTCGCCTGCTTCGTTGGTCGCCCTTGCTAA
- the LOC101202737 gene encoding SNF1-related protein kinase regulatory subunit gamma-1-like has protein sequence MEQGKEVKYSALSNCESYFERIQSTKKLPKYLQETLNDAFSRIPVSSFPGVPGGRVIEIPADTTIANAVKILSECNILSAPVVNPNAKANMNWRERYIGIVDYSAIILWVLESAELAAAALSAGSATAVGVGAGAVGALGALALGATGPIAVAGIAAAAVGAAVAGGVAVDKGIGKDAPTAADNLGEDFYKVLLQEEPFKSTTVEMILKSYRWAPFLPVTLDNSMLCVLLLLSKYRLRNVPVIESGKPEIKNYITQSAVVQGLERCKGRDWFDCIAARPISDLGLPFVSCKEVISIQSNELILEAFKQMRENHIGGLPVVEGPKKRIVGNISIRDIRYLLLKPELFSNFRKLTVMDFIKTVVTLTQDVGKLAPPITCRLDSTLGFVIHSLASKSVHRIYVVAGDEEVVGVITLRDVISCFIFEPPNYIINHFGFSAEEMLNQ, from the exons ATGGAGCAAGGGAAGGAGGTTAAGTATTCTGCATTGTCAAACTGCGAATCTTATTTCGAGCGCATCCAATCTACGAAGAAACTTCCGAAATACCTACAGGAGACACTGAATGATGCATTTTCTAGAATCCCAGTTTCATCATTTCCTGGAGTCCCAGGAGGCAGAG TTATTGAGATTCCAGCAGACACAACTATTGCTAATGCTGTAAAGATTCTATCTGAGTGCAACATTTTATCAGCTCCTGTAGTAAATCCAAATGCAAAAGCAAATATGAATTGGAGAGAAAGATACATTGGAATTGTAGATTATTCGGCCATTATCTTGTGGGTGTTGGAGAGTGCAGAACTTGCTGCAGCTGCTTTATCTGCTGGTTCAGCTACTGCTGTTGGAGTTGGTGCAGGAGCAGTTGGTGCTCTTGGAGCATTGGCATTAGGGGCGACAGGTCCAATTGCAGTTGCAGGGATAGCTGCAGCAGCGGTTGGAGCTGCTGTGGCTGGTGGAGTTGCTGTTGACAAAGGAATCGGTAAAGATGCTCCAACAGCTGCTGATAATTTAGGAGAAGATTTTTACAAAGTCCTACTGCAAGAAGAACCATTCAAATCAACAACA GTTGAGATGATATTGAAATCCTACCGCTGGGCTCCGTTTCTTCCAGTGACCCTAGATAATTCCATGCTATGTGTCTTACTActactttcaaaatatagatTGAGGAATGTACCTGTCATTGAATCAGGGAAACCTGAGATCAAGAATTACATAACTCAATCTGCAGTAGTTCAGGGTCTTGAAAGGTGTAAAGGAAGGGACTGGTTTGACTGTATAGCTGCAAGACCTATTTCTGATTTGGGACTTCCCTTTGTGTCTTGTAAGGAG GTCATTAGCATCCAAAGCAACGAGTTGATATTGGAAGCTTTCAAACAAATGAGAGAGAATCATATTGGTGGCCTTCCAGTTGTTGAGGGGCCAAAGAAAAGGATTGTGGGAAATATAAGTATAAGAGACATAAGATATTTATTGCTTAAACCTGAGCTTTTCTCCAATTTCAG GAAGCTTACCGTTATGGATTTCATCAAAACAGTTGTCACGTTGACTCAAGATGTTGGGAAACTTGCCCCACCAATTACCTGCAGACTTGATTCAACTCTTGGCTTTGTTATCCATAGTCTTGCTTCCAAGTCAGTCCACAGGATCTATGTCGTAGCTGGTGATGAAGAAGTTGTCGGGGTCATCACTCTAAGGGATGTGATCTCGTGCTTCATTTTTGAACCACCCAACTACATAATCAACCACTTTGGATTTTCTGCCGAAGAAATGTTGAACCAGTGA